The following coding sequences are from one Panicum hallii strain FIL2 chromosome 5, PHallii_v3.1, whole genome shotgun sequence window:
- the LOC112891560 gene encoding protein translation factor SUI1 homolog: MSDLDVQLPSVFDPFAEANAEDSSAGAGSKDYVHVRVQQRNGRKSLTTVQGLKKEYSYNKILKDLKKEFCCNGTVVQDPELGQVIQLQGDQRKNVATFLVQAGIAKKESIKIHGF, translated from the exons ATGTCTGATCTCGACGTCCAGCTTCCGTCTGTTTTTG ATCCGTTTGCGGAGGCAAATGCTGAGGACTCCAGTGCTGGTGCTGGATCAAAGGACTATGTGCACGTGCGCGTTCAGCAGCGCAACGGAAGAAAGAGTCTGACAACTGTTCAGGGCTTGAAGAAAGAGTACAGCTATAACAAAATCCTCAAGGATCTCAAAAAGGAGTTCTGCTGCAATGGTACTGTAGTCCAGGACCCAGAGCTAGGCCAG GTCATTCAACTGCAAGGTGATCAGCGTAAAAATGTTGCTACTTTCCTAGTCCAG GCTGGAATCGCAAAGAAAGAGAGCATCAAGATTCACGGATTTTAG
- the LOC112891559 gene encoding uncharacterized protein LOC112891559 isoform X1, whose protein sequence is MAGFPKVDEAPEGGAGIRSVLTMGSLVSPSGNEVLDLFSALCRARWQDHRPLLRCELVPEMRGLHPGAGRGVPAAQGARRRLRGGPGVVRRGPAVVREVPPHHAVAGRAVRRPPVQEAPQREVPGRGHPAPGGARPGRRGRTPGRRRPRAPLRREGVPVHGGESGGAGGRRPAQVRVPDAGEALLHRRDGERVRDRWQRTGLQVPISSLVGKTVGLYFSAHQCAPCMKFTAKLAAIYSSLKGKTEDFEIVYVPMDKEEDGYLRSCSDMPWLALPYDGAPSRALARYFDVREIPTLVVVGPDGKTVTRDGRNLVNLYFDMAFPFTDAQIRLLQEAEDEAAKGFPQSLRHRGHRHELSIVSEKSGGGPYVCCECEEQGLGWAYQCIACGYEIHLRCARDEEGGSAGTG, encoded by the exons ATGGCTGGATTTCCGAAGGTGGACGAGGCGCCGGAGGGCGGGGCAGGCATACGCTCCGTGCTGACCATGGGCTCGCTGGTCTCTCCCTCCGGGAACGAGGTGCTCGATCTTTTCA GTGCACTTTGCAGAGCTCGATGGCAAGATCATCGGCCTCTACTTCGCTGCGAACTGGTACCCGAGATGCGAGGCCTTCACCCCGGTGCTGGCCGCGGCGTACCAGCAGCTCAAGGGGCGCGGCGCCGGCTTCGAGGTGGTCCTGGTGTCGTGCGACGAGGACCGGCCGTCGTTCGAGAGGTTCCACCGCACCATGCCGTGGCTGGCCGTGCCGTTCGGCGACCTCCAGTGCAAGAAGCGCCTCAGCGAGAGGTTCCAGGTCGAGGGCATCCCGCGCCTGGTGGTGCTCGCCCCGGGCGGCGAGGTCGTACACCCGGACGCCGCCGACCTCGTGCACCGCTACGGCGAGAGGGCGTTCCCGTTCACGGCGGCGAGAgtggcggagctggaggcagaCGACCAGCGCAAGTACGCGTCCCAGACGCTGGAGAAGCTCTTCTCCATCGACGGGATGGGGAAAGAGTTCGTGACCGGTGGCAACGGACAG GGCTGCAGGTCCCGATCTCGAGCCTGGTGGGGAAGACGGTGGGCCTCTACTTCTCGGCGCACCAGTGCGCGCCGTGCATGAAGTTCACGGCGAAGCTGGCGGCCATCTACAGCAGCCTTAAGGGCAAGACGGAGGACTTCGAGATCGTGTACGTCCCCATGGACAAGGAGGAGGACGGCTACCTGCGGTCGTGCAGCGACATGCCGTGGCTGGCGCTCCCCTACGATGGCGCGCCGTCGCGGGCGCTGGCGAGGTACTTCGACGTGCGGGAGATCCCGACGCTGGTGGTGGTCGGGCCCGACGGCAAGACGGTGACCCGGGACGGCCGGAACCTGGTGAATCTCTACTTCGACATGGCGTTCCCGTTCACGGACGCGCAGATCAGGCTGCTGCAGGAGGCGGAGGACGAGGCGGCCAAGGGCTTCCCGCAGTCGCTGCGCCACCGGGGGCACCGCCACGAGCTCAGCATCGTGTCGGAGAAGTCCGGGGGAGGGCCCTACGTCTGCTGCGAGTGCGAGGAGCAGGGGCTGGGCTGGGCGTACCAGTGCATCGCCTGCGGCTACGAGATCCACCTGAGGTGCGCCCGCGATGAGGAGGGCGGCAGCGCAGGAACCGGTTAG
- the LOC112891558 gene encoding subtilisin-like protease SBT3.7 encodes MGLYSSSRGPLASALLLCFCMLLLGVHGGSRRLYIVYLGDVKHGHPNDVIASHHDLLSNVLGSMEDSLASMIHNYKHGFSGFAAMLTEDQAKQLAEFPDVISVQPSRRCRAATTRSWDFLDLNYQMPNDLLNKGRFGEDIIIGVVDSGIWPESRSFSDEGYGPVPSRWRGVCQVGQGWDLNNCSRKIIGARFYSAGLDEEELKADYLSPRDANGHGTHTASTAAGSVVEGASFHGLAAGVARGGAPHSRIAVYKAIWNTADDDTSGSDAALLAAIDDAIHDGVDVLSLSVGGFSDNSFGALHAVQKGITVVYAAGNDGPSPQTLENTSPWVITVAASKIDRSFPTVITLGNKQQIVGQSLYYQGKNSSRSIFRSLEYGGLCTADDLNGTDLKGKIVLCATPNSPRVKGPSAVLGQAFQNVRDGGGSGLIFVQYTTDILQESVGMPCVLVDIDTGKKIRQYIDAGSSPVAKIEPARSITGKEILAPKVASFSSRGPSPDYADIIKPDIAAPGASILAATKDSYRLESGTSMATPHVTGIIALLKALHPSWSPAALKSAIVTTASVTDEHGMPMLAEGLPRKIADPFDYGGGHINPNRAADPGLIYDIDPNEYNHFFGCTVTKTSASCNATSVPGYFLNLPSISVPNLRYPVSISRTVTNVGEVDAVYHAAIESPAGVKIEVEPSVLAFNAANKVHTFQVKISPMWKLQGDYTFGSITWYNGEKTVRIPVAARITIHDFFADVA; translated from the exons ATGGGACTCTATTCTTCATCACGTGGCCCTCTGGCCTCGGCACTACTGCTTTGCTTTTGCATGCTGCTTCTGGGAGTACATGGAGGATCTCGCAGG CTTTATATCGTCTACCTAGGAGATGTGAAACATGGACACCCGAATGATGTCATCGCTTCGCACCATGATCTACTCAGCAACGTTCTTGGAAG CATGGAAGATTCTTTGGCTTCCATGATTCACAACTACAAGCATGGCTTCTCAGGCTTCGCAGCCATGCTTACTGAAGACCAAGCTAAGCAGCTTGCAG AGTTCCCGGATGTCATTAGTGTCCAACCCAGCAGAAGGTGCAGGGCAGCGACCACTCGAAGCTGGGACTTCCTCGACCTGAACTACCAAATGCCCAATGACCTGCTCAATAAAGGCAGATTTGGAGAGGACATAATCATCGGAGTTGTTGATTCGGGTATCTGGCCGGAGTCGAGAAGCTTCAGCGACGAAGGGTACGGGCCCGTGCCGTCCCGCTGGAGAGGCGTATGCCAAGTCGGTCAGGGCTGGGACCTCAACAACTGCAGCCGCAAGATCATCGGCGCACGGTTCTACAGCGCCGGGCTGGACGAGGAGGAGCTCAAGGCCGACTACCTCTCACCCCGGGACGCGAACGGCCACGGCACGcacacggcctccaccgcagcagGCTCTGTCGTGGAGGGTGCCAGCTTCCATGGCCTCGCCGCAGGCGTCGCGCGAGGTGGCGCGCCCCACTCTCGCATTGCCGTCTATAAAGCCATCTGGAATACTGCCGACGACGATACTTCTGGTAGCGACGCCGCGCTGCTCGCGGCCATCGATGATGCGATACACGACGGAGTGGACGTGCTCTCACTGTCAGTTGGTGGTTTCAGTGACAACTCGTTCGGCGCCCTACACGCGGTTCAGAAGGGGATCACTGTCGTGTACGCGGCCGGGAACGATGGGCCTAGTCCGCAGACTCTTGAGAACACGTCTCCGTGGGTCATCACCGTCGCGGCGAGCAAAATCGATCGGTCGTTTCCGACCGTGATCACGCTGGGTAACAAGCAACAGATTGTG GGACAATCTCTCTACTACCAAGGGAAGAACTCATCCAGGAGCATTTTCAGAAGTCTCGAATACGGAGGCTT ATGCACGGCGGATGATCTAAACGGTACCGATTTGAaagggaaaattgtgctttgTGCCACACCAAATTCACCAAGGGTGAAGGGACCGTCTGCAGTACTCGGACAAGCGTTTCAAAATGTCCGAGATGGAGGGGGCTCTGGTCTTATTTTCGTTCAATATACGACTGACATTCTGCAAGAATCTGTAGGCATGCCATGTGTCCTTGTGGACATTGACACTGGTAAAAAGATCAGACAATACATCGACGCGGGCAG CTCTCCCGTGGCAAAGATTGAACCGGCCCGAAGCATTACAGGTAAAGAGATCCTGGCACCAAAAGTGGCATCATTCTCGTCGAGAGGTCCATCACCCGACTACGCTGATATTATCAAG CCTGACATAGCTGCACCTGGAGCCAGCATCTTAGCAGCAACGAAAGACTCCTATAGGCTCGAGTCGGGGACATCAATGGCTACCCCTCACGTTACTGGCATCATCGCGCTGCTGAAAGCTCTGCATCCAAGTTGGTCTCCTGCTGCACTGAAATCCGCCATCGTCACCACAG CATCTGTAACTGATGAACACGGCATGCCGATGCTGGCGGAAGGATTGCCCCGAAAGATCGCCGACCCATTTGACTATGGAGGTGGGCACATCAACCCTAACAGAGCAGCTGATCCTGGCCTTATTTATGACATCGATCCGAACGAGTACAACCACTTCTTTGGTTGCACCGTCACGAAGACTTCCGCAAGCTGCAATGCTACATCTGTACCAGGGTATTTCCTGAACCTGCCATCCATCTCGGTTCCAAACCTGAGGTATCCAGTCAGCATATCGAGAACCGTCACAAATGTAGGCGAGGTCGATGCAGTCTACCACGCTGCAATAGAGAGCCCAGCTGGAGTCAAGATCGAAGTTGAGCCGTCTGTTCTTGCATTCAATGCTGCAAACAAAGTTCATACATTTCAGGTCAAGATATCACCTATGTGGAAGTTACAAGGGGATTACACATTTGGCAGCATTACTTGGTACAATGGTGAAAAGACAGTGCGAATTCCAGTAGCAGCCCGGATCACAATTCATGATTTCTTTGCAGATGTTGCATAA
- the LOC112891559 gene encoding probable nucleoredoxin 2 isoform X2, producing MAGFPKVDEAPEGGAGIRSVLTMGSLVSPSGNEVHFAELDGKIIGLYFAANWYPRCEAFTPVLAAAYQQLKGRGAGFEVVLVSCDEDRPSFERFHRTMPWLAVPFGDLQCKKRLSERFQVEGIPRLVVLAPGGEVVHPDAADLVHRYGERAFPFTAARVAELEADDQRKYASQTLEKLFSIDGMGKEFVTGGNGQVPISSLVGKTVGLYFSAHQCAPCMKFTAKLAAIYSSLKGKTEDFEIVYVPMDKEEDGYLRSCSDMPWLALPYDGAPSRALARYFDVREIPTLVVVGPDGKTVTRDGRNLVNLYFDMAFPFTDAQIRLLQEAEDEAAKGFPQSLRHRGHRHELSIVSEKSGGGPYVCCECEEQGLGWAYQCIACGYEIHLRCARDEEGGSAGTG from the exons ATGGCTGGATTTCCGAAGGTGGACGAGGCGCCGGAGGGCGGGGCAGGCATACGCTCCGTGCTGACCATGGGCTCGCTGGTCTCTCCCTCCGGGAACGAG GTGCACTTTGCAGAGCTCGATGGCAAGATCATCGGCCTCTACTTCGCTGCGAACTGGTACCCGAGATGCGAGGCCTTCACCCCGGTGCTGGCCGCGGCGTACCAGCAGCTCAAGGGGCGCGGCGCCGGCTTCGAGGTGGTCCTGGTGTCGTGCGACGAGGACCGGCCGTCGTTCGAGAGGTTCCACCGCACCATGCCGTGGCTGGCCGTGCCGTTCGGCGACCTCCAGTGCAAGAAGCGCCTCAGCGAGAGGTTCCAGGTCGAGGGCATCCCGCGCCTGGTGGTGCTCGCCCCGGGCGGCGAGGTCGTACACCCGGACGCCGCCGACCTCGTGCACCGCTACGGCGAGAGGGCGTTCCCGTTCACGGCGGCGAGAgtggcggagctggaggcagaCGACCAGCGCAAGTACGCGTCCCAGACGCTGGAGAAGCTCTTCTCCATCGACGGGATGGGGAAAGAGTTCGTGACCGGTGGCAACGGACAG GTCCCGATCTCGAGCCTGGTGGGGAAGACGGTGGGCCTCTACTTCTCGGCGCACCAGTGCGCGCCGTGCATGAAGTTCACGGCGAAGCTGGCGGCCATCTACAGCAGCCTTAAGGGCAAGACGGAGGACTTCGAGATCGTGTACGTCCCCATGGACAAGGAGGAGGACGGCTACCTGCGGTCGTGCAGCGACATGCCGTGGCTGGCGCTCCCCTACGATGGCGCGCCGTCGCGGGCGCTGGCGAGGTACTTCGACGTGCGGGAGATCCCGACGCTGGTGGTGGTCGGGCCCGACGGCAAGACGGTGACCCGGGACGGCCGGAACCTGGTGAATCTCTACTTCGACATGGCGTTCCCGTTCACGGACGCGCAGATCAGGCTGCTGCAGGAGGCGGAGGACGAGGCGGCCAAGGGCTTCCCGCAGTCGCTGCGCCACCGGGGGCACCGCCACGAGCTCAGCATCGTGTCGGAGAAGTCCGGGGGAGGGCCCTACGTCTGCTGCGAGTGCGAGGAGCAGGGGCTGGGCTGGGCGTACCAGTGCATCGCCTGCGGCTACGAGATCCACCTGAGGTGCGCCCGCGATGAGGAGGGCGGCAGCGCAGGAACCGGTTAG
- the LOC112891557 gene encoding subtilisin-like protease SBT3.9 isoform X1 yields MVNGSLVATCEVLQYSFYVDQDNIQTLLLLHAYHAGLYFNRTYPINKTTRKSMGLYSSSRVPASSALLLCFCVLLLAGVHGGSRRLYIVYLGDVKHGHPNDVIASHHDLLSDVLGSKEDSVASLVHNYKHGFSGFAAMLTEEQAKQLAESPEVISVEPSRSYTATTTRSWDFLGLGYQTPGDLLREGRYGEDIIIGVVDSGIWPESRSFSDQGYGPVPSRWRGKCEVGQSWDGNNCSRKIIGARFYSAGIDEEVLKADYLSARDGMSGHGTHTASTAAGSVVEGASFHGLAAGVARGGAPHARIAVYKSLWGPRAQGSSTTILAAIDDAIHDGVDVLSLSIGGGGPDDKDSFGMLHAVQKGIAVVYSAGNDGPRPQTVGNTAPWVITVAASTIDRSFPTVITLGNKQQIAGQSLYYQDKNSARSSFRNLTTGVGDLSCTEEALNGTDLKGKTVMCFPEDGKLALTPLWEFQSALQNVRKAGGSGLVFAQYTTDILGNTANCGGIACVLVDLDTGYQILEYMGSASSPVAKIEPARSFTSKEILAPKVAAFSSRGPSIYNADVIKPDIAAPGANIIAARGNSYMFASGTSMAAPHVSGIVALLKALYPQWSPAALKSAIITTASVTDEHGMPILANGLPRKIADPFDFGGGHINPNRAADPGLIYDIDPNDYNIFSCIMKRSASCNTTVVPGHLLNLPSISVPDLRYPVTVSRTVTNVGEVDAVYHIAIESPVGVRMEVEPSVLVFNAANKVQTFKVKLSPMWMFQGDYTFGSLTWYNDQRTVRIPVAARITIHDFFADVA; encoded by the exons ATGGTGAATGGGTCATTGGTTGCAACCTGTGAAGTCCTTCAGTACTCTTTTTATGTTGACCAAGATAACATACAgactcttcttcttcttcatgcATATCACGCCGGCCTATATTTTAATCGCACCTATCCCATAAACAAGACAACACGTAAAAGCATGGGACTCTACTCTTCATCGCGTGTCCCCGCATCTTCGGCGCTACTGCTTTGCTTCTGCGTGCTGTTATTGGCCGGTGTCCATGGAGGATCTCGCAGG CTATATATCGTGTACCTAGGCGATGTGAAACATGGACACCCCAACGATGTCATCGCTTCGCACCATGATCTTCTCAGCGATGTTCTTGGAAG CAAGGAAGATTCTGTGGCCTCCTTGGTCCACAACTACAAGCATGGCTTCTCAGGCTTCGCAGCAATGCTCACTGAagaacaagctaaacagctcgCAG AGTCTCCAGAAGTCATCAGTGTCGAACCAAGCAGAAGCTACACGGCGACAACCACACGAAGCTGGGACTTCCTCGGTCTGGGCTATCAAACGCCCGGCGACCTGCTCCGTGAAGGCAGATATGGAGAGGACATAATCATCGGCGTCGTCGACAGTG GTATCTGGCCGGAGTCAAGAAGCTTCAGCGACCAAGGGTACGGGCCGGTGCCGTCCCGGTGGAGAGGCAAGTGCGAAGTCGGGCAGAGCTGGGACGGCAACAACTGCAGCCGCAAGATCATCGGCGCACGGTTCTACAGCGCCGGAATCGACGAGGAGGTCCTCAAGGCCGACTACCTGTCGGCACGGGACGGCATGAGCGGCCACGGCACGcacacggcctccaccgcggcAGGCTCGGTCGTGGAGGGGGCCAGCTTCCACGGCCTCGCCGCGGGCGTCGCGCGAGGCGGCGCGCCCCACGCTCGCATCGCGGTGTACAAATCCTTGTGGGGGCCCCGCGCTCAGGGCAGCAGCACCACCATTCTCGCGGCCATCGACGACGCGATACACGACGGGGTGGACGTGCTCTCGCTGtccatcggcggcggcggccccgatGACAAAGACTCTTTCGGCATGCTGCACGCGGTTCAGAAGGGGATCGCCGTCGTGTACTCAGCCGGGAACGACGGTCCAAGACCGCAGACCGTTGGGAATACTGCCCCGTGGGTCATCACCGTAGCCGCGAGTACGATTGACCGCTCGTTTCCAACCGTCATCACGCTGGGAAACAAGCAACAGATAGCG GGACAATCTCTCTACTACCAAGACAAGAACTCAGCCAGGAGCAGTTTCAGAAACCTTACCACTGGAGTTGGAGACCT TAGCTGCACGGAGGAAGCTCTGAATGGTACGGATTTGAAAGGGAAAACTGTTATGTGCTTTCCAGAAGATGGAAAACTAGCGCTAACCCCGCTTTGGGAATTCCAAAGCGCGCTGCAAAACGTCCGGAAGGCCGGGGGCTCTGGTCTTGTTTTCGCTCAGTATACGACGGACATTCTAGGTAACACCGCTAACTGCGGAGGCATTGCCTGTGTCCTCGTGGACCTTGACACCGGGTACCAGATTCTAGAATACATGGGATCCGCGAG CTCTCCTGTGGCAAAGATTGAACCAGCGCGCAGCTTCACGAGTAAAGAGATATTGGCTCCCAAAGTGGCAGCATTCTCCTCTAGAGGTCCATCAATCTACAACGCTGATGTTATCAAG CCTGACATAGCGGCACCTGGAGCAAACATCATAGCAGCAAGGGGAAACTCCTATATGTTTGCGTCGGGGACATCAATGGCTGCTCCGCACGTATCTGGCATCGTCGCCCTGCTGAAAGCTTTATATCCACAGTGGTCTCCTGCTGCACTGAAATCCGCCATCATCACCACAG CATCTGTAACTGATGAACATGGCATGCCGATACTGGCTAATGGGTTGCCTCGAAAGATTGCCGACCCATTCGACTTTGGAGGTGGGCACATCAACCCTAACAGAGCAGCGGATCCTGGCCTGATCTATGACATCGATCCAAACGATTACAACATCTTCAGTTGCATCATGAAAAGATCCGCAAGTTGCAATACAACAGTGGTGCCAGGGCATCTCTTGAACCTGCCATCCATCTCGGTTCCAGATCTGAGGTACCCAGTTACTGTATCAAGAACTGTCACAAATGTCGGCGAGGTCGATGCAGTCTACCACATCGCAATTGAGAGCCCGGTTGGAGTGAGGATGGAAGTTGAGCCGTCTGTTCTTGTGTTCAATGCTGCAAACAAAGTTCAAACATTTAAGGTCAAGTTATCACCGATGTGGATGTTTCAAGGGGACTATACATTTGGCAGCCTGACTTGGTATAATGACCAGAGGACCGTGCGGATTCCAGTTGCTGCTCGGATCACGATTCATGATTTCTTTGCAGATGTTGCATAA
- the LOC112891557 gene encoding subtilisin-like protease SBT3.5 isoform X2 — protein sequence MVNGSLVATCEVLQYSFYVDQDNIQTLLLLHAYHAGLYFNRTYPINKTTRKSMGLYSSSRVPASSALLLCFCVLLLAGVHGGSRRLYIVYLGDVKHGHPNDVIASHHDLLSDVLGSKEDSVASLVHNYKHGFSGFAAMLTEEQAKQLAESPEVISVEPSRSYTATTTRSWDFLGLGYQTPGDLLREGRYGEDIIIGVVDSGIWPESRSFSDQGYGPVPSRWRGKCEVGQSWDGNNCSRKIIGARFYSAGIDEEVLKADYLSARDGMSGHGTHTASTAAGSVVEGASFHGLAAGVARGGAPHARIAVYKSLWGPRAQGSSTTILAAIDDAIHDGVDVLSLSIGGGGPDDKDSFGMLHAVQKGIAVVYSAGNDGPRPQTVGNTAPWVITVAASTIDRSFPTVITLGNKQQIAGQSLYYQDKNSARSSFRNLTTGVGDLCTEEALNGTDLKGKTVMCFPEDGKLALTPLWEFQSALQNVRKAGGSGLVFAQYTTDILGNTANCGGIACVLVDLDTGYQILEYMGSASSPVAKIEPARSFTSKEILAPKVAAFSSRGPSIYNADVIKPDIAAPGANIIAARGNSYMFASGTSMAAPHVSGIVALLKALYPQWSPAALKSAIITTASVTDEHGMPILANGLPRKIADPFDFGGGHINPNRAADPGLIYDIDPNDYNIFSCIMKRSASCNTTVVPGHLLNLPSISVPDLRYPVTVSRTVTNVGEVDAVYHIAIESPVGVRMEVEPSVLVFNAANKVQTFKVKLSPMWMFQGDYTFGSLTWYNDQRTVRIPVAARITIHDFFADVA from the exons ATGGTGAATGGGTCATTGGTTGCAACCTGTGAAGTCCTTCAGTACTCTTTTTATGTTGACCAAGATAACATACAgactcttcttcttcttcatgcATATCACGCCGGCCTATATTTTAATCGCACCTATCCCATAAACAAGACAACACGTAAAAGCATGGGACTCTACTCTTCATCGCGTGTCCCCGCATCTTCGGCGCTACTGCTTTGCTTCTGCGTGCTGTTATTGGCCGGTGTCCATGGAGGATCTCGCAGG CTATATATCGTGTACCTAGGCGATGTGAAACATGGACACCCCAACGATGTCATCGCTTCGCACCATGATCTTCTCAGCGATGTTCTTGGAAG CAAGGAAGATTCTGTGGCCTCCTTGGTCCACAACTACAAGCATGGCTTCTCAGGCTTCGCAGCAATGCTCACTGAagaacaagctaaacagctcgCAG AGTCTCCAGAAGTCATCAGTGTCGAACCAAGCAGAAGCTACACGGCGACAACCACACGAAGCTGGGACTTCCTCGGTCTGGGCTATCAAACGCCCGGCGACCTGCTCCGTGAAGGCAGATATGGAGAGGACATAATCATCGGCGTCGTCGACAGTG GTATCTGGCCGGAGTCAAGAAGCTTCAGCGACCAAGGGTACGGGCCGGTGCCGTCCCGGTGGAGAGGCAAGTGCGAAGTCGGGCAGAGCTGGGACGGCAACAACTGCAGCCGCAAGATCATCGGCGCACGGTTCTACAGCGCCGGAATCGACGAGGAGGTCCTCAAGGCCGACTACCTGTCGGCACGGGACGGCATGAGCGGCCACGGCACGcacacggcctccaccgcggcAGGCTCGGTCGTGGAGGGGGCCAGCTTCCACGGCCTCGCCGCGGGCGTCGCGCGAGGCGGCGCGCCCCACGCTCGCATCGCGGTGTACAAATCCTTGTGGGGGCCCCGCGCTCAGGGCAGCAGCACCACCATTCTCGCGGCCATCGACGACGCGATACACGACGGGGTGGACGTGCTCTCGCTGtccatcggcggcggcggccccgatGACAAAGACTCTTTCGGCATGCTGCACGCGGTTCAGAAGGGGATCGCCGTCGTGTACTCAGCCGGGAACGACGGTCCAAGACCGCAGACCGTTGGGAATACTGCCCCGTGGGTCATCACCGTAGCCGCGAGTACGATTGACCGCTCGTTTCCAACCGTCATCACGCTGGGAAACAAGCAACAGATAGCG GGACAATCTCTCTACTACCAAGACAAGAACTCAGCCAGGAGCAGTTTCAGAAACCTTACCACTGGAGTTGGAGACCT CTGCACGGAGGAAGCTCTGAATGGTACGGATTTGAAAGGGAAAACTGTTATGTGCTTTCCAGAAGATGGAAAACTAGCGCTAACCCCGCTTTGGGAATTCCAAAGCGCGCTGCAAAACGTCCGGAAGGCCGGGGGCTCTGGTCTTGTTTTCGCTCAGTATACGACGGACATTCTAGGTAACACCGCTAACTGCGGAGGCATTGCCTGTGTCCTCGTGGACCTTGACACCGGGTACCAGATTCTAGAATACATGGGATCCGCGAG CTCTCCTGTGGCAAAGATTGAACCAGCGCGCAGCTTCACGAGTAAAGAGATATTGGCTCCCAAAGTGGCAGCATTCTCCTCTAGAGGTCCATCAATCTACAACGCTGATGTTATCAAG CCTGACATAGCGGCACCTGGAGCAAACATCATAGCAGCAAGGGGAAACTCCTATATGTTTGCGTCGGGGACATCAATGGCTGCTCCGCACGTATCTGGCATCGTCGCCCTGCTGAAAGCTTTATATCCACAGTGGTCTCCTGCTGCACTGAAATCCGCCATCATCACCACAG CATCTGTAACTGATGAACATGGCATGCCGATACTGGCTAATGGGTTGCCTCGAAAGATTGCCGACCCATTCGACTTTGGAGGTGGGCACATCAACCCTAACAGAGCAGCGGATCCTGGCCTGATCTATGACATCGATCCAAACGATTACAACATCTTCAGTTGCATCATGAAAAGATCCGCAAGTTGCAATACAACAGTGGTGCCAGGGCATCTCTTGAACCTGCCATCCATCTCGGTTCCAGATCTGAGGTACCCAGTTACTGTATCAAGAACTGTCACAAATGTCGGCGAGGTCGATGCAGTCTACCACATCGCAATTGAGAGCCCGGTTGGAGTGAGGATGGAAGTTGAGCCGTCTGTTCTTGTGTTCAATGCTGCAAACAAAGTTCAAACATTTAAGGTCAAGTTATCACCGATGTGGATGTTTCAAGGGGACTATACATTTGGCAGCCTGACTTGGTATAATGACCAGAGGACCGTGCGGATTCCAGTTGCTGCTCGGATCACGATTCATGATTTCTTTGCAGATGTTGCATAA